AAGCTGTGATATTATCTATCTTGCCAGATATTTATTGTCTTTAGCATGCACTTTGCACCTCTAAATTGCTATTCTTCTAACTGCGCACTTCATTTCCAGGCATCTATGACTAGCTAGGCTCTCAGGAGTTCATTTTAAGGCTAAATAAAGGGGTAGTGCTAACAAAGACAAACATGTTTcctgtagaaaataaaaaatcaacacTTGCAATTTCAAAACTTCTGCTTTTTATTAGGATATATTATTATAAGACTATGCATACCCGGGGGATATTTATAAATCTGGGTAAAATGTTTTACACCAACAATCGGTttataaatggtgtaaaataagcaATATTCATAAAGCTGTGTATTACTTTTTGCTCATGATTTTAAGCTGTCCATCACATTTTCTAAAATCAGAGCGcagaatatattgcaatttacaaGTGAACAGTAATGAATTTATGGGGCTGTATGTCTCGATAACATCTCGCttattagcagtttaaaaatgaatatcttaaaaactaggggaaaaaaattcaacgGAAAAGTGCTCAGAAATGTGCTctgaaaaaatgttatattaatttGCTTGGGgagtttatatttcctttaaagtcaatgggaccaGGGAGAATTGATTGTGTAAAACAAGTGGTgtttttattaaggcaagtcatttataaaatatattaaggtgtttattttaatgttttctggAAGTAAACACCATAATTTTAATTTACTACAGATTAAAATCAATAGGACACGTTCAAGAAATTCCTGTAATGCACAAGGCAATTTtcaacagctttttacaccaGAATTTTATACTCAGCTtctcattaaaggacaagaaaactctaaaataaacatttgctttatcaaaaataattaaaaaaaataaattaataaaaaagcaaattcagtgcaaattcagtgcttttaaagttacttgtaaaaacaattgctattgaaagcggcatttgcttaattcctggttgttactttttaaacaatattaccAAAGTCTGAGTTCCCAGCAAACACAGGTCTGATAATTAGAAGTCTTACATTgcttcaacagtctgagccaccagggcagagaatagtgAGGGACAAGCACTGCTTTTaacagcaatacatatacaaataacttaaaccatagaaaatttgtaatgaatgtatattgcaaagttgcttagaattatgttttattaggcaaaacaattACAGCTTTATAAATGCAAGTGATTTTAAATAGTGTAGCATTTTTTAAGGTGGTGATGTatggtgtttatttattttacaataaataaatatgctccAGGATGTTTGAAGGTGCAGCAATGCTTCACACTGCACACTCCTGAAGGTAAAGACAGAAATATGtgagttattaaaataaaattacacacacacaaacacacacacaaacaaagcatattacacatagttacataattaaattgaaaaaagacaaagtccatcaagttcaacccctcgaaataaaaacccagcatccatacacacatccctccataccttcacataaattctatatacccatatctatactaactatagagtttaggactggagtccaaaactgcactgcatactccagatgaggcctcaccagggacctataaagaggcataattatgttttcatcccttgagttaaagactttttttatgcaagacagaactttatttgctttagtagccacagaatgacactgcccagaattagacaacgtgttatctacaaagacccctagatccttttcatttaaggaaactcccaacacactgccatttagtgtataacttgcatttatattatttttgccaaagtgcataaccttgcatttatcaacattgaacctcattttccagtttgctgcccagttttcaagtttagacaaatcactgtgcaaagtggcagcatcctgcatggaacctatagttctgtacattttagtatcatctgcaaaaatagaaacagtactttcaatgcccacctccaggtcattaataaacaagttgtaaagcaagggacctagtacagagccctgtggtactccactaacaacactggtccaattagaaaatgttccatttaccaccactcatgcaaatgtaataaaagttggtaacggaaaaactatttgcaatgcgataagttatgcctttgcgcaaacaaattttgattTGCACGAATTtaagcttttgcgaacccagaaactgtttagcgaccacttccaacagtgaaagaccgtttgcgaattgtATAgcttgcgccaatgcgcagtaaatgtaataaaacttcttactgaaaaagtcgttatgtttgctccaaaagattacaacaccttcaagcacttcttaagagtcgtcaactaaaattcacaatgcacaattaaaattcgcaaatgcaataacagtttaaggaacaatattacattgtgagatgtggatttgtATTCTTATCGGTgccaattgtttttctctttgcgactttaattacattcccccatttaaaGTCTATCTTTTAGGCAGTTCTcaatccaggtacaaatactatgttccctttcttaatttaaccagtaaccttttgtgtggcactgtattttatgctttagcaaaatctaaataaatcacatccactgccattccagaatcgaggtccctgctcaacttctcataaaaaaaaattaatttagtctggcaagatctattacgcataaaaccatgctggcacaaactcatagtatgatttgcaataaaacagagaaagtgcattacacacacacacaaacccaaATGCCTTTTTCAAGTGTAATGTTGGACCAAATACTGGGAATCCATTTTTGTCCACAGAAATTTTCACAGTCCCAAACCAGCTTTTGCTGACCAAACTAAACACAAATTAAATCTTTATAGCTctacaaaacagacaaaatatCCATTAATgtacaagcaacactgggcaaactgGCTAACATAGCTGCTAAATtacacagtatacagtatttacttaTACTAAccataaataaatcaaaactaATTTCTGATTGGATAActacactggtgcaatttagctcCTATTATAGTAAATTGACCTCTGTGTCTTCTAAATCAGAACTTTTATTATGAATATGAACAAAGACAAAGATGAAATATTAATGAATACTTACCCACAAGGTTCTTGGAAGTATGTGGTATCTGTGTGACAATCCAGGGCTAATTTGGTGTAAGCGGTGTCTTCACGTGAGAAGTCAGAAGTAACATCCCACATCTTACCATAGATAGTTTCCCTGCAAATTTCCATTGAAATATGAATGCTTTTTATACCACACACCAGAATATAGATTACACATCACAATTAACATTTTGGAAGGAACAAACCTATGCTACTACATAAAAatatgggtttttgttttttcagaaagTCTGAATTAATGCTTTGTGTCTTTTAAGGAAAACCCCCCATAAATTATAGATACCCCATTATAATCAGCACAAGGAGCTGACTGAACCATAACATTTCAATTCATGAATGAAGCATGGGGTAGATATGTCTATTGTTACAAGTGAATGTGTtgccaataaatacatttgtggctCTCTATGTTTATTAATCATAAACTTGCAGTGAAATATGAACATCTCATGTCTGGATACACATTTTTCATATCTTGTCAATTATGCCAGTGTCATAAAATTTCTTACTACAAAAtgatattattacatatatagaGTATATCTGTATCAATACCAATATAATCTGTATCAATATTCTTTTGAAGAAATTTAAAAAGGAACTTATACGGTTTGCAACACTCCTAAACTGTAGTTCATATTTAAAACTTctatttttcactgtaataatactgTTTGGTACTTGGGCATATCAACTTAACAACTCATGATTTTATTTGCAGTAGTTGCCATTGGTTAAAATCACTTATTAAAAGGTATTTTCAGGGGCTTTGTCACCCAAAGGGAGTGCAATTTCTTCATGGACAACAATATGCCCTGTGTACCATTATCTTAATgtaacattaagggcagagacacatgctgctatttcgtgagattagtcaccaagcgacaaatcgcttcatcttggggcgactaatctccttgaaaaaCCTTCCAGCCTGCTGGAATCTAAATCACTtgcgggatggcactgggatcgctttggctttctgaagtcacccgaagtttcctcgtgacgcaacttcggaaaacaatgtgttccgagtgccatcccgccggcgattttcattctagccggcgggaaggcagttcggggggagattagtatGCTCTCTGCTTATAAAACCATACTTGTCATGCTTTTagggggataatgtaataaaaggaatgGTGTTTGCAGTTAATCTGATTACTATGGGTAATTAGACCTCTCCATACAAGCATGATGTTTGCTGTCCATATGTCGTGATATGCATTTTCAGTAGGCCCGTATTAATTTACCTGATATGGCAAATTCTCTCTGCTATTCTTTCTGTATCCTCCCGGGTTGCTGGAACATCATCAACAAAAGCTATGCCATACAGCAAGAAATTGTGCAGGAAATTTCTCAGCCCCTCATTTGTTTCCAGAAATTCTAAATAACTAACAGAGGGGACATTTGCCTCCTTGTAGATCCTTTCATTCCACAGTATCCGAGGCTGGACTAGCTGTTGCTGCTGACCTTCGTAGCTATTTTGCACCAACCATTCTAGTCCATATCTGGTAATGTGACCATCTGGCCCTGTAAATTATAAACATGTTACCTTGtgtagaattttaataaatattttactggaTGGTGTTTGCTAATACAACTGCTCATCTCGGGGATTGAATTCAactgaagaaaacattttatgcttATGCTTTAGTTTGCATATCTAGTTTGGTTCTGCTCATCGATCActacctataataataaaatgtattataccaaTGTGATATTTCTCCACCAGCATATTTTAAAGAGAAAAGCTCTGTCCCCTCTGTGACTTCTGTCATTTATGAAcgtatttttttataaacacacaGACATTATGCTATACATAGCTAAACAAATGCTGATCCTGCGTCATACAAAGCGATAAACCCAGAAAAAGGGAGACACAAACTGCATTCTTAAATTCTttacactattttattttttctttgtccaGTTCTctatcctttttttaatttttactgacACTTCTCTTAGCTCtctctcctaggggcagattcactaaagggcaaagtggccgtcgctagcaacaattcgccagaaatctcatccacagggacattgccaatccTCTaacatagaggacaattcgctagcgaaagagaccgtcactagtgtTCGTTCgtaccctatcgccaggcaaattttcattctggcgaatggacgttactccgcaaattcactaagatgggaattttactgaacgttacctcttatgcccgagtttacttcgccacctcagatcaggcgaactgataaaacgaagctacaacttcctcaatcttatgtcagtgacatcatatcctgcatgcCGGAAATTAATTAAAGATGTAAAACAAACGCTgggaacttttgtttttttaaagcaggattgccttcaaaagtcctaactattaaagatctatgtgtaaaaaaaaattcaaactaatttgaggggcatgccacattagtTTAAggctgggctcatgtctaggatctcttctgtctttattatggctcattggacatgtgtttaaaaaagtggccacttcaagcatttgcaccaacatcacttatAAAGATGTCCACTTTTCGGTAACCGTCCTAatcaaattaacctaagtgcaAGAGTGCTAGCGAAATTTCACTAgccagaaatgaatgctagcgaaaatttcaTATGAAATGCTCACCCAGCTGAAGTTTGGCTGCttagatgcaacttcgcatttttgtgaattagagTAGTagtaacaaatttgcacctggcgaagtggcgcggaGTGTGGCAAGTGGTCAGTGcccaaaaattcgccctttagtgaatttgccccattgtctctaTAATCATGTCAGCCATGTAACACAATCCTCAGTAGTAGACTAGAATAGCAAGAATGAAGACATTTTTGGTTAGTATACTGgttctttaaatataatattttggcaACTTACAAGTGAGGTATAGAGTGGTCTCATCCGTCCGCACCTGAGCAGGTTGGATATCAAGATCCACGCTGGCCGTGTCCAGGCTACGTTGGTTGGTTTTGGCATTGAAACAGGAAGCTGACCGGCAGTGATCACGCAACCACACATAATTAAAGCGCATACAAGTTCCAGAATAAAATACCTCTGGAAAAACAGGAATAGCAAAGTCAACACTATGTCAGCTAAGGAAATGGTGAAAGTATAAAGTGTTCTTGAATCGCACTCTTTAGTGATTCAACTGacaaaaaagttatatatttttttattacaacaataTGGAAAACCCATTTTAAACACAATTCGgtatctgtgctgccatgtagtaattatctgtattaattactaatcagccttatattgtgacatttatattctatgtgtactgtatattgtgagtgggtccctaagctcagtaagtgacagcagcacagagcatgtgcagtgaatcagcaaaaaagaagatggggagctactggggcatcgttGGAGACACAgaattccctgctaaagggctttgcttgcctggggctggtacagaagcacaaaacataatatacaacgtttctagctacttctttaatttaactttccttgtcctttaatagtgCTCTGTGAGATGTTTAAAGTCTGggattttctatttatttttatcatgcaAGAACTTTATACTGAACTTTATTGATAGCTCCTTGGTTTTCATAATGctgttaacttttattttaaataaataatgagtatGACAATTTCTTTGACAACTTCGGCAGCGAAGGTAATTGGCTGATGGGGCAAACTGTCCTAGTGTAGCCCTATCCGAGTGCCTCAGGAATTTGTCAATCATCCCTGGGGCTGCTTTTGGGAGTAGCCTCGCCCAGGTTAATCTTTGCAGAGAACGCAACCCAGTCAACAGGTTGTGCAAGGTCTCCGTGGGTTTCCAAAACCAGGATTAAACTAAATCTCTACTTCCTTGTAGGCTATTAGCTGTTTCTTACAATAGGGATGTAAGGGgtattttttgaatatttctcACATTTTCTTTACTGTGCTGTATATATGTTTCTATTTGTAAATACTGTGAACTTCTTGGCTTAGTTGATGAAAACTACCTACAATTTTATCCTTTGGTGGTTTTTTATAGTAACTATGCTTACACAGTTAATTTGTAGTGGGGCCCTAGGCTGTCTGGTACCTCTGAGGCCTAACGTTTTATAGGCAATCAATGGGCCCAACCAGATACGATTCAGGGTGTAAGTGAGTGGGCATCTTGATCACCAGCTGGTCACATGCTGCCAAGCGCCATGGAGCTTTCTAAGTTTTTGTGCAACTCAGGGAGATCCAGTGAAGCACTATCCATGGGACCAGGTGACCTGGGTGCATTCAGGATGGTTTTTAGTTGTGTCTTTGGCAGAGGTCAAGCTGAAGTAGGCCTCTGTGGATTAGCTTTGAAGTATCTGTATTTTTTACAGCCCCCTTTTTACTTTTTGCCCACTTAATACACCTGGTGGCCGGAACTACCCCCGGCTTTGTCACAATGACATATAGCTTAGTTAAGGTAATCATTAAGATGTATAGAGTAACCTGACCATGGTAAATAAAATGTGAGCTCCTTTTTACAAACATTTCAAATGAAACAGTAAATTATTAATGAAGATGTAATGTTCAACTCACCAAGGTGATCCTTGTGAAGAACCCAAGAGCAGACATTAACCTCTGTTGCTGTACTGAACCAGCGAGGTACAGATGTAACATTCTTATGGAAGATGGATGACCTTAAAACCTGTTTTCTGACCACATGTGTTTGCAGTGCTTTTGCAACTGGATAAAAACCTGCCAGCCTGCGACACCACATTGTGCCCTAGAGAGACAATAATCAGATATGTGGTCCAAATGAACAGAATTCTGCATTAAGATGCTGTAGAGAGACAAAGGGTTAGTACAAATATATAGGATGGGtccaacaaaattaaaaaaagggttggagaaaaaagcaagaaaaaaatgcatagaagaaatgttaaaaaagagGCAAAAAGGTATATATCAGAGAAAGAAGCAACATATGAATtacaaattatttcattaaaaatgaattaaataaaaaaagtatttgtaaataGCTCACAAAATACAAGCATTAAGTACGTAGCCAGGAGCTTTCTGTCCTCATTAGAAGGAGCAAACACATAACTTCTTATAAACAGTTGGTAAACAGAGATAAGATTATGCCCCCGCCCGCTTGCAGTGAAGCTGTCCTTGTAGGCATTCATAGGATAATATGCGTTTTTGGCAGTAGATATAAGACAGATAAGGTCTTCATGTTTATACAATTTTCTGAAATAATAGATATGCATGGGTTTCCTCCTCACTACAGAAAAACTGACTGCTTACATTTCAATTCCGGTCCTGTGCGACATTTAGttaaattctttattatttaagCAGCAATTTCACAGTGTTCCAATTCTATTCCAATAGGATAAAGACACCAATAAAGGGCAGAAGTGttattattgtataatattaGCCAGGAAAACTGTTATATTTACAGCTCCTTAACTTGAATAAAACCATTGGTCTGACATTTCCAGGAACCACTTTTTGCCAAATATTATTCCATTTCAAATCTAAAGAACCTGGAGTTCCAGTTAGGAACAGATTGATCAAAGTGTGGTAAACAGAACCGCAGCTTTTGAGtgaaagttaaggtggccatacattataatatGCTGTCGATTGGCAAGGTTACCAAATAAGCAGATGTCATCCCTGATATGCTCACCAAAGGTGCGGAATGGGCTGTTGGGACAAGGACCGCAAAAATGAGCCAatgacatctggctgatttttgctCAGATATTGGTTGGGATGGTAGCCCAGTCATAGGGCTACATACGGGCCAGTTAAGTAGCCAACTCAGTCTAACAGActcaaatcagcagcttaaatcttcTCATATCTGCGCAACTTTAAAgatcaccattttataaatacgcttctaaaaatcccattgtaatGTGGTGAGCTCAAATTTCACacttaaatttgccccttagtaaatgACCTGCTAGTCTGCGAGGGCCAACAATGTGGTTTACAGGCATAGCAGGGTATAATGCTGTGCCTATCTGGCTCACGCTAAGATTGCCAGCATCTACTGAACCCCACTAAAAAGTCATTCAGAAATCATTCAGTCAACTTTCATTGCACATTCCCAAGGACAATACCAATTCAGACATCATTATTGCTTAATAAGCTCCTGCAGAAGGCCAAAAACCTGCTCATACATGTGATTTACAGTCTGTAAGTGGCTGTGACATTTTTCAGACTACTAAGAATGTGGCTCCTAGGTAGCGAtgtctgccattgcccttaggGTTAACCAACAGAAAATAGCAGTTCACATAAAATTTAGTCATTTTCAATTGGGTAGGCCTAAGGGCAATGGCAAAAGCTATATGTCCTATAACTACAAAAAATATAATGTCTGCTTCAAGTTAAGATGGTTCTACCCAATACAACTGATCTCACAAACCTTTGTCTTGTTCTGTTTTTATCGTCCAACTTGCTCTGTCTCTAGCAAGCAAGCCTGTACTGGATACTTTAACTCCTTGTCACTTGAGGTATCAAAGGTTGCTAAAGGCATAAATGTGGATTGATGAGTAAACAGTATAATAGTAAAGCTTTCCATATAAAGTTAGAAATTATTATTTGAACCTGATTTGCATAACAGCAACAGGACAAAAAATAGCAGAAGAAATTCACTTGACTAGGCGAATATTTCTGTCAAAGATTACCAAATGTTCAAGTATAAAGACTGGACTTACACATGATAAAAATGCTCAGGTGAATTATTGGTGGAAATACTGTATTATGGACCTCAATTGAGTTTAAGGCCTGGTAATAGTTGGTTTGCATTAAATAGAGTGAGCAGTCATAACCAGTTTTCACCATCAGttttcatctttaaaaatgtgttattgtAGCTTGCCTTGgagctccatatatatatatatatatatatatatatatatatatatatatatatatatatatagatatatatagatatagatatatagatataaatatatataaaatgttaaagtTAATAAACCCTTTCTGCAGATATTTCTGAACTTGCCTCTACTTTCATCTGTTAGAATATGAATAAAGTATGGGtagttcaacttccaaacactttttttcagttcaattaaaaaaaaacaaaaaaagcaccaGGAGCAGCTCAGTAAGAGGGGGGGAGGGCAACAACTCTTTATAGTGCTAAAATTTGCTACATCATTTTCAACTACTGTtgcaaaatgtaacaaaagagTTGCAGCCTAGTCATTTCTAAAGTAaaatagttattaaaaaataaattcattagaGAGCAAATGAGAAATAAGAAATTCTAGTGAACTACTTAAAAGTGGTACATCattttgaagttaacttttaggatgttatagaatgtcctttcttttcaac
This Xenopus laevis strain J_2021 chromosome 8S, Xenopus_laevis_v10.1, whole genome shotgun sequence DNA region includes the following protein-coding sequences:
- the tmlhe.S gene encoding uncharacterized protein LOC399066 (The RefSeq protein has 3 substitutions compared to this genomic sequence); its protein translation is MWCRRLAGFYPVAKALQTHVVRKQVLRSSIFHKNVTSVPRWFSTAPEVNVCSWVLHKDHLEVFYSGTCMRFNYVWLRDHCRSASCFNAKTNQRSLDTASVDLDIQPAQVRTDETTLYLTWPDGHITRYGLEWLVQNSYEGQQQQLVQPRILWNERIYKEANVPSVSYLEFLETNEGLRNFLHNFLLYGIAFVDDVPATREDTERIAERICHIRETIYGKMWDVTSDFSREDTAYTKLALDCHTDTTYFQEPCGIILFHCVRHEGTGGRTLLADGFYAADQVRHQHPNDFELLSNVPLKHEYIENIAGNNNHMVGIGPVLNVYPWNKELYMIRYNNYDRSVISTVPYDAVQQWYSAHRKLTNELRRPENELWVKLKPGKVLFVDNWRVLHGRESFTGYRQLSGCFLSRDDVLNTSRLLGLKA